In one window of Streptomyces roseofulvus DNA:
- a CDS encoding YbjQ family protein, protein MGIEEYGGGQGPHPDVLVVTTNDVPGYEVRQVIGEVFGLTVRSRHLGSQIGAGLKSMIGGELKGLTKTLVETRNQAMARLVEQARARGANAVLMFRFDVTEAADVGTEVCAYGTAVIIAPQP, encoded by the coding sequence ATGGGCATCGAGGAGTACGGCGGCGGTCAGGGGCCGCATCCCGACGTGCTGGTGGTGACGACGAACGACGTCCCCGGGTACGAGGTACGGCAGGTGATCGGCGAGGTCTTCGGGCTGACGGTCCGGTCGCGCCATCTGGGCAGCCAGATCGGCGCCGGTCTGAAGTCGATGATCGGCGGCGAGCTGAAGGGCCTGACGAAGACCCTGGTGGAGACCAGGAACCAGGCGATGGCGCGTCTGGTGGAGCAGGCCAGGGCGCGCGGCGCGAACGCGGTGCTGATGTTCCGCTTCGACGTGACCGAGGCGGCCGATGTGGGGACCGAGGTCTGCGCGTACGGCACCGCGGTGATCATCGCGCCGCAGCCCTGA
- a CDS encoding TipAS antibiotic-recognition domain-containing protein, translating to MDLAEAHRHHLTAWFFDCRSATHVRIAGTYLADENLHAFYASIREGLPEHLVAAVRANARRAETPAG from the coding sequence GTGGACCTCGCCGAGGCCCACCGCCACCACCTCACCGCCTGGTTCTTCGACTGCCGCTCGGCGACCCACGTCAGGATCGCCGGGACGTACCTGGCGGACGAGAACCTCCACGCCTTCTACGCCTCGATCCGCGAGGGCCTGCCCGAGCACCTCGTCGCGGCCGTCCGGGCGAACGCCCGCCGTGCGGAGACGCCGGCCGGCTGA
- a CDS encoding ion channel protein, which translates to MATDHDATAPAEAPVRILLPQVLPALLVGVGSALLFLGISTLADELQSVLWETVPDALDIGRYSSLWMITVLTVTGVTVGLVVWKAPGHAGPDPASEGLGGPPLPPLVVPGLLAASTLALAGGVSLGPEQPTIAAAISLAAWLGLRAAPDVPGAFWVSLAIAGTFGALFGTPVAAALVLSEALTGQPGRGSLWDRLFAPLLAAGAGAMTTQLLADPSFAMGLPPLTDPGWEDLLAALVVATLGALFALLGCYAFPPLHRAFGRLRHPMLMLPAGGLLLGLLGALGGHLTLFKGLHETKELVGSIGVYSSGELARLAVVKLAALLVAAAAGFRGGRVFPAVFLGTAFGLVVQALVPEIHPAVAVSSAVLGVLLATTRQGWVSLFVAAVIASSPAMLALLCLASLPAWLVVTGRPQLELDHQGRSRR; encoded by the coding sequence GTGGCCACCGATCACGACGCGACCGCCCCCGCCGAAGCCCCGGTACGGATCCTCCTTCCGCAGGTGCTGCCCGCCCTCCTGGTGGGCGTCGGATCGGCCCTGCTGTTCCTCGGCATCAGCACCCTCGCCGACGAACTCCAGTCGGTGCTCTGGGAGACCGTGCCGGACGCCCTGGACATCGGCCGGTACTCCTCGCTGTGGATGATCACCGTCCTCACCGTCACCGGCGTCACCGTCGGCCTGGTCGTCTGGAAGGCGCCCGGGCACGCCGGACCCGACCCGGCCTCCGAGGGGCTCGGCGGGCCGCCGCTGCCGCCCCTCGTGGTGCCCGGCCTCCTCGCCGCCTCCACCCTCGCCCTCGCCGGCGGCGTCAGCCTCGGCCCCGAGCAGCCGACGATCGCCGCCGCGATCTCCCTGGCCGCCTGGCTGGGCCTGCGGGCCGCGCCGGACGTCCCGGGCGCCTTCTGGGTCTCCCTGGCCATCGCCGGCACCTTCGGCGCCCTCTTCGGCACCCCCGTCGCCGCCGCCCTCGTCCTCTCCGAGGCGCTCACCGGGCAGCCCGGCCGGGGCTCGCTGTGGGACCGGCTCTTCGCGCCGCTCCTCGCCGCCGGCGCGGGCGCCATGACCACCCAGCTCCTCGCGGACCCCAGCTTCGCCATGGGCCTCCCGCCGCTGACCGACCCCGGCTGGGAGGACCTGCTCGCCGCCCTCGTCGTGGCCACCCTCGGCGCCCTCTTCGCCCTCCTCGGCTGCTACGCCTTCCCCCCTCTCCACCGGGCCTTCGGCCGGCTGCGGCACCCCATGCTCATGCTGCCCGCGGGGGGCCTGCTGCTCGGCCTGCTCGGCGCCCTCGGCGGGCACCTGACCCTCTTCAAGGGCCTGCACGAGACCAAGGAGCTCGTCGGCTCCATCGGGGTGTACTCCTCCGGCGAGCTGGCCCGGCTGGCCGTCGTGAAGCTCGCCGCCCTGCTGGTGGCCGCCGCCGCCGGCTTCCGCGGCGGCCGGGTCTTCCCCGCGGTCTTCCTCGGCACCGCCTTCGGCCTGGTCGTCCAGGCCCTCGTCCCGGAGATCCACCCGGCCGTCGCCGTCTCCTCCGCCGTCCTCGGCGTGCTCCTCGCGACCACCCGGCAGGGCTGGGTGAGCCTCTTCGTCGCCGCCGTCATCGCCTCCTCCCCCGCGATGCTCGCGCTGCTCTGCCTGGCCTCCCTGCCCGCCTGGCTGGTCGTCACCGGCCGCCCGCAGCTCGAACTCGACCACCAGGGCAGGTCCCGCCGCTGA
- a CDS encoding glutamate decarboxylase codes for MALHKGSDDTDSAPFRRLALNPFYGEADPVGGMTEAPPHHRMPDGPLAPSSAYQLVHDELMLDGNSRLNLATFVTTWMEPQAGVLMGECRDKNMIDKDEYPRTAELERRCVAMLADLWHAPDPTAAVGCSTTGSSEACMLAGMALKRRWAKRNADRYPATARPNLVMGVNVQVCWEKFCTFWEVEPRLVPMEGDRYHLDAASAAALCDENTIGVVAVLGSTFDGSYEPVAEICAALDDLQARTGLDIPVHVDGASGAMVAPFLDEDLEWDFRLPRVSSINTSGHKYGLVYPGVGWALWRSAEELPEELVFRVNYLGGDMPTFALNFSRPGAQVVAQYYTFLRLGREGYRAVQQTSRDVARGLAERIDAMGDFRLLTHGDQLPVFAFTTADDVTAYDVFDVSRRLRERGWLVPAYTFPAHREDLSVLRIVCRNGFSADLASLLVEDLHRLLPELRSQPHPLTHDKDAATSFHH; via the coding sequence ATGGCCCTCCACAAGGGATCCGACGACACCGACTCCGCCCCCTTCCGCCGGCTCGCCCTCAACCCCTTCTACGGCGAGGCCGATCCCGTCGGCGGGATGACGGAGGCCCCGCCCCACCACCGGATGCCCGACGGGCCGCTGGCGCCGTCCAGCGCCTACCAGCTCGTCCACGACGAACTGATGCTGGACGGGAACTCCCGGCTCAACCTCGCCACCTTCGTCACCACCTGGATGGAACCCCAGGCCGGTGTCCTCATGGGCGAGTGCCGCGACAAGAACATGATCGACAAGGACGAGTACCCGCGCACCGCCGAACTCGAACGCCGCTGCGTCGCCATGCTCGCCGACCTGTGGCACGCCCCCGACCCGACCGCCGCCGTCGGCTGCTCCACCACCGGGTCCAGCGAGGCGTGCATGCTCGCCGGCATGGCCCTCAAGCGCCGCTGGGCCAAGCGGAACGCCGACCGCTATCCGGCCACCGCCCGTCCCAACCTGGTGATGGGCGTCAACGTCCAGGTCTGCTGGGAGAAGTTCTGCACCTTCTGGGAGGTCGAGCCGCGGCTCGTCCCCATGGAGGGCGACCGCTACCACCTCGACGCGGCCTCCGCCGCCGCCCTGTGCGACGAGAACACCATCGGCGTCGTCGCCGTCCTCGGCTCCACCTTCGACGGCTCCTACGAGCCCGTCGCCGAGATCTGCGCCGCCCTCGACGACCTCCAGGCCCGCACCGGCCTCGACATCCCCGTCCACGTCGACGGCGCGTCCGGCGCCATGGTCGCCCCCTTCCTCGACGAGGACCTGGAGTGGGACTTCCGCCTCCCCCGCGTCTCCTCGATCAACACCTCCGGCCACAAGTACGGCCTCGTCTACCCGGGCGTCGGCTGGGCCCTCTGGCGGAGCGCCGAGGAACTCCCCGAGGAACTGGTCTTCCGGGTCAACTACCTCGGCGGCGACATGCCGACCTTCGCCCTCAACTTCTCCCGCCCCGGCGCCCAGGTCGTCGCGCAGTACTACACCTTCCTCCGGCTCGGCCGGGAGGGCTACCGGGCCGTCCAGCAGACCAGCCGCGACGTCGCCCGCGGTCTCGCCGAACGCATCGACGCCATGGGCGACTTCCGCCTCCTCACCCACGGCGACCAGCTGCCCGTCTTCGCCTTCACCACCGCGGACGACGTCACCGCGTACGACGTCTTCGACGTCTCCCGCCGGCTCCGCGAACGCGGCTGGCTCGTCCCCGCCTACACCTTCCCCGCCCACCGCGAGGACCTGTCCGTCCTGCGGATCGTCTGCCGCAACGGCTTCTCCGCCGACCTCGCGAGCCTCCTCGTCGAGGACCTGCACCGGCTGCTCCCCGAACTCCGCAGCCAGCCGCACCCCCTCACCCACGACAAGGACGCCGCGACCTCCTTCCACCACTAG
- a CDS encoding sialidase family protein, with amino-acid sequence MRVPVSRAPAPLRALVALLLAWLLAACTEGPAPEPRSERPSGEGAFGAPPRIGDGAGLPGWASGVGFAADGSGFALLAECVKDPARPENGFCRQRVGVLDPGAERWVPRASPLPELRGTEGVSAQLWVLGPGRALIEDGGGGDRPLRDWFTADGGRSWRRVDPRPAGRTPDIPVGAVLIAACAVPGVPVDSCPRERLAAISPLDGRRRELVAQPPLGAHPRPATVVEPDGSWWVSGVVPGTGRSAVAVSRDRGRSWSVSRLPSPAPADTPAWHTSVVVGPDAVYAAETGELKGGEPVKNPLRALHRSLDGGRTWQRMWTTGPVKEPRSLEGLPVPGPGGRIEVAAQWSGYRSLDGGRTFREVDDGTSWVRRTGAGLLREGSRCRYELTRDGVRWSEFRLACGESDETA; translated from the coding sequence ATGCGCGTTCCCGTTTCCCGGGCGCCGGCTCCGCTCCGCGCGCTCGTGGCACTGCTGCTCGCCTGGCTGCTGGCCGCCTGCACGGAGGGGCCGGCCCCTGAGCCGAGGAGTGAACGGCCCTCCGGAGAAGGGGCGTTCGGCGCCCCGCCGAGGATCGGTGACGGCGCCGGGCTGCCCGGGTGGGCGTCCGGTGTCGGCTTCGCCGCCGACGGCAGCGGCTTCGCGCTCCTCGCGGAGTGCGTGAAGGACCCGGCCCGGCCGGAGAACGGCTTCTGCCGCCAGCGGGTCGGGGTGCTCGACCCGGGCGCGGAGCGGTGGGTGCCGCGCGCCTCGCCACTGCCCGAACTACGCGGTACGGAAGGGGTGTCGGCGCAGCTGTGGGTGCTGGGGCCCGGGCGCGCGCTGATCGAGGACGGCGGGGGCGGGGACAGACCGCTGCGGGACTGGTTCACGGCCGACGGCGGGCGGAGCTGGCGGCGCGTCGATCCGCGCCCGGCCGGCCGGACCCCGGACATACCCGTGGGCGCGGTGCTGATAGCCGCGTGCGCGGTCCCGGGCGTCCCGGTGGACTCGTGCCCCCGGGAGCGGCTGGCGGCGATCTCGCCGCTGGACGGGCGGCGGCGGGAGCTGGTGGCGCAGCCGCCGCTGGGCGCGCACCCCCGGCCGGCGACGGTCGTGGAGCCGGACGGCTCCTGGTGGGTGTCGGGAGTGGTGCCGGGGACGGGGCGGTCGGCGGTCGCCGTCTCCCGGGACCGGGGCCGCAGCTGGTCGGTGAGCCGGCTGCCGAGCCCGGCTCCGGCGGACACCCCGGCCTGGCACACGTCGGTGGTGGTGGGCCCGGACGCGGTGTACGCGGCGGAGACGGGCGAGCTGAAGGGCGGCGAGCCGGTGAAGAACCCGCTGCGGGCGCTGCACCGCTCCCTGGACGGGGGCAGGACCTGGCAGCGGATGTGGACGACGGGCCCGGTGAAGGAGCCGCGCTCGCTGGAGGGGCTTCCGGTGCCGGGCCCGGGCGGCCGGATCGAGGTCGCCGCCCAGTGGTCCGGCTACCGCAGCCTGGACGGCGGCCGGACCTTCCGGGAGGTGGACGACGGCACCTCCTGGGTCCGCCGCACCGGCGCCGGCCTCCTGCGGGAGGGCTCCCGTTGCCGGTACGAGCTGACGCGGGACGGCGTCCGCTGGTCGGAGTTCCGGCTGGCCTGCGGGGAGTCCGACGAGACGGCCTAG
- a CDS encoding DinB family protein yields the protein MVALVPAEAPGDERGAFLNFVEAQRAALRRALLGLTEEQAASRPSASELSLSGLVKHVAEVELNWLRLAQEKPNERQRSEGTWHEAFVLVDGEGIPDVLAFWDGVARETEEFVRTVPSLDDTFPLPPAPWFPADGRVSVRWMLLHLVQEMGRHAGHADVIRESLDGKGSFELIALERGE from the coding sequence ATGGTGGCTCTTGTTCCCGCGGAGGCTCCCGGCGACGAGCGCGGCGCGTTCCTGAACTTCGTGGAGGCCCAGCGCGCGGCGCTCCGCCGGGCGCTCCTCGGCCTCACCGAGGAGCAGGCGGCGAGCCGTCCCAGCGCGAGCGAGCTGAGCCTCTCCGGCCTGGTCAAGCACGTGGCCGAGGTGGAGCTGAACTGGCTCCGGCTCGCGCAGGAGAAGCCCAACGAGCGGCAGCGGTCCGAGGGGACCTGGCACGAGGCGTTCGTGCTCGTCGACGGGGAGGGGATCCCGGACGTCCTGGCCTTCTGGGACGGGGTCGCCCGGGAGACCGAGGAGTTCGTGCGGACGGTGCCGAGCCTGGACGACACCTTCCCGCTGCCGCCGGCGCCCTGGTTCCCGGCGGACGGGCGGGTGTCGGTCCGCTGGATGCTGCTGCACCTGGTGCAGGAGATGGGGCGGCACGCCGGGCACGCGGACGTGATCCGCGAATCCCTCGACGGCAAGGGCTCCTTCGAGCTGATCGCCCTGGAGCGCGGGGAGTAG
- a CDS encoding aldehyde dehydrogenase family protein, giving the protein MSHFTDLAHQFIDGEWKPGSGSWDIIDFNPYTGEKLASITVATADEVDRAYRSAERAQAAWADTNPYTRRLVFERALRIVEDREDEIAETIVAELGGTRLKAAFELHLAKEFLREAVQLALRPEGRILPSPVDGKENRVYRLPVGVVGVISPFNFPFLLSIKSVAPALALGNAVVLKPHQNTPVCGGTLVAKILEDAGLPAGLLNVVVTDIAEIGDALLTHPVPKVISFTGSDKVGRHVATVCAQNFKHAVLELGGNSALIVLDDADVDYAVDAAVFSRFVHQGQVCMAANRILVDRRLEAEFTEKFVAKVKTLRVGDPADPATHIGPLINSQQAESVSGVVEQTVAAGATALLHGTVEGNLVSPSVLTGVPADAAVLGQEIFGPVALIIPFDGEDEAVRIANDTPYGLSGAVHTADVERGVRMAKRIHTGMIHINDGTVHDEPIVPFGGEKHSGIGRLNGDAMVDAFTTQKWISIQHGRSRFPF; this is encoded by the coding sequence ATGTCGCACTTCACCGACCTGGCCCACCAGTTCATAGACGGCGAGTGGAAGCCGGGCAGCGGCTCCTGGGACATCATCGACTTCAACCCCTACACCGGGGAGAAGCTGGCCTCGATCACGGTCGCCACCGCCGACGAGGTCGACCGCGCCTACCGGTCCGCCGAGCGCGCCCAGGCCGCCTGGGCCGACACCAACCCGTACACCCGCCGACTGGTCTTCGAGCGCGCCCTGCGGATCGTCGAGGACCGCGAGGACGAGATCGCCGAGACGATCGTCGCCGAGCTCGGCGGCACCCGCCTCAAGGCCGCCTTCGAGCTCCACCTCGCCAAGGAGTTCCTGCGCGAGGCCGTCCAGCTCGCGCTGCGCCCCGAGGGCCGCATCCTGCCGTCCCCGGTCGACGGCAAGGAGAACCGCGTCTACCGCCTCCCGGTCGGCGTCGTCGGCGTCATCTCCCCCTTCAACTTCCCCTTCCTCCTCTCCATCAAGTCGGTCGCCCCGGCGCTCGCGCTCGGCAACGCGGTCGTCCTCAAGCCGCACCAGAACACCCCCGTCTGCGGCGGCACCCTGGTCGCGAAGATCCTGGAGGACGCGGGCCTCCCCGCCGGCCTGCTCAACGTCGTCGTCACCGACATCGCCGAGATCGGCGACGCGCTCCTGACCCACCCCGTCCCGAAGGTCATCTCCTTCACCGGCTCCGACAAGGTCGGCCGCCACGTCGCCACCGTCTGCGCCCAGAACTTCAAGCACGCCGTCCTCGAACTCGGCGGCAACAGCGCCCTGATCGTCCTCGACGACGCCGACGTCGACTACGCGGTCGACGCCGCCGTCTTCAGCCGCTTCGTCCACCAGGGCCAGGTCTGCATGGCCGCCAACCGCATCCTGGTCGACCGCCGCCTGGAGGCGGAGTTCACCGAGAAGTTCGTGGCCAAGGTGAAGACCCTGCGGGTCGGCGACCCCGCCGACCCGGCCACCCACATCGGCCCGCTCATCAACTCCCAGCAGGCCGAGTCGGTCTCCGGCGTCGTCGAGCAGACCGTGGCGGCCGGCGCCACCGCCCTGCTGCACGGCACCGTCGAGGGCAACCTGGTCTCCCCGTCCGTGCTGACCGGCGTCCCCGCCGACGCCGCCGTCCTCGGCCAGGAGATCTTCGGCCCGGTGGCCCTGATCATCCCCTTCGACGGCGAGGACGAGGCCGTCCGGATCGCCAACGACACCCCGTACGGGCTCAGCGGCGCCGTCCACACCGCCGACGTCGAGCGGGGCGTCCGGATGGCGAAGCGGATCCACACCGGCATGATCCACATCAACGACGGCACCGTGCACGACGAGCCGATCGTCCCCTTCGGCGGCGAGAAGCACTCGGGCATCGGGCGGCTCAACGGCGACGCGATGGTGGACGCGTTCACCACCCAGAAGTGGATATCCATCCAGCACGGCCGGAGCCGGTTCCCCTTCTAG